Proteins encoded together in one Bombus affinis isolate iyBomAffi1 chromosome 2, iyBomAffi1.2, whole genome shotgun sequence window:
- the LOC126924088 gene encoding serine-protein kinase ATM isoform X3 yields the protein MSRYLERVQEILRNADSKKVASKKMCVQELLELYENEDAILEICKNTKERKEMKEKTQSIVDWSYITHSVHRIVLNEADRLANKDSSNKAAITERNYTCILVKSTFRHANCYKVPLLKCEDIMPLILQILRTHIYEYYHDTYINVLNSYILPFRIYQVNMTHEQWKELLKICLNLYKYMSSPTSKRVVLDTLQMIIEYGCLHTNLFLNVKEILLFLESIFLDVEKNGEILAESIYKVTYTICQQIAVEYRITLCHFSENILPNIIRLDSSIEKYKLLLFFVKIHHPKGVCKTCDGAYAYDWEKWYSSLKSMYLMILKDFKADILSKSFLWFAIEVFKQVMENPDLITEKTSFNNYDYIPAAKRRRIAVKINGPVDMLIDNNPEEAWPMIQILTTLLNQYPECLKSEDFPIFLKVLVDLFTLSLKKEKIINNLFELAAVLLMNEKLCSIMDIEKSNIYWDQIWDILLRSLNINQNEISTHKLTQLFIIHNKITNPNALLKLYLTNVIKWSIMSLRTLIVICEHLPLHTNMRVFNINVLSPAIDINSVRSCLIKWILNIPWHEMATQIRIDELCLLLIGITLKSKHQKQIKFNEYDINDICDCLKIEQNTKSFYEDIEHYYLLLRYKKNVFTKEKVENAEQKPEVNRYVLFMEDIVTYLINSLHVMIEDGNNALHIIIIKIAVVAKVLSMMKELNMVSKNIEDLSLIQALKNYIDIAYSSLEKITNPSRSKYNYLFNVTKALNILYGTSYDTDIAKIIVTSATLKMLENIFSLMNIEDNEISDYKTNRDYYDGYKSGLNGHKYLGREVIQTKPCNFCDKGTIRIQTTKALALFCCMNLKQRKCEIQIKLMNNLLKIDMYDLSHTVDFMMAITVLKSLSKYDKEELWKNHNELPLKNLLQLYHECYKDETITRYILNVLPYFFNYALVYNYKLDNLMNIIARFNKLRSEKRYGVLAHKEFIKCLSEIIYNSPSHFCYTTCHTLNQMPIFEGILSSLISHSFLAQVQIIECIQKIYSLKDINFEWKEILFTKIEKSINKLAINSKTDDKIDDKIKTDEKEITTANISLMLAAIISTNGTFQCRALLTMLQFSIDKKVESQIISKSISIMANQINYSNIMEENLSYLMTYWFNSKYSTQLFPWNLTQCKSEEQFYKIYSNTIAFIKFQNLELSSVISFCNYINLSFKQLIENIFPQIVSWLLYCINENNGNRSKTLVRKIFYKLKSNQDEFAEMRKFSNLFKEKFEEILIFLIERLHDEDYLEEILGERISFAISDPPHFKNKTMLICLKYIEENFIIPKMSIQYFLVYNCPRVLQKILSHLINNVYKKKFEEHKIKAFHQYIFFCSFIIKELKEEYFNTLSMYIIKDIGYSLLHIIKLFDDTLCKLGCKYFYKFIKHVLCVRVEEIKEILNFTVITLIPIAQAGKIPIALEILQFLIIDQKEILSDAIEKLNSFPNVPIFLKIRKIHNDLKYKAKEIYSLEQEVKHFLCTVTDKDIHYSIEDIIHLRIQLSTRKEELRELYDKLETFHGFFEDCTSSILHRLIYKLIKLTASSDINVSIEAVKCLGELGPTDLTSMIYFEKSHVKESSDLIEILSYKIMITMVQFLFQGDIEFRKISANILDVVLSSSWGQKLLNTEYMNTLKTVLNESQAVLPLNYIQPFIKDKNSKMSNIAINYTKIDDIIKSDNIFWTTQSDGSYASWITVLTCNVLECFTGFYSENLIPICALSTDFCEIILPRIIFLIIHIDKRFMSTISLCINTFFEYHFDFTIKPSIPSHKFTNCDHCIVRCMLNIVNYIRMQVPNNDLEFNYICIAKAAKYCSAFFTAILYAEMSCETILDDYNNFTNISKIDYVYEKSAEQGKVIQNILRDSYAKIGDFDAINGTGSSHLHDHSTRIQHYIHTNKWDKVMPAQDVELSSGNMSVIKEMANGLYQSGLHYLLTNFISTMSNNGVKIDKDIQYECAWRLSNWDICETNQALYPQNNCNLKLEITEHNYHFYHYEALKYFHEGNETAIQNAIQNARIDIIKALKNINLESSKTIYEKLMQLQLINEIEELSFAKQGEYEKILHKWQQQDIANFNEFQYIEPILTQRTVMFQINDTLINNANIKNALFNTYLQISKIAADKDNLHIATRSLDILIKQKDIPSKIQDQLLYQESLLALVRKDLDVGRYLLRNLMQKETLDAKLRAQILRVYGDWMAETKSENPQTVIEKYYLKSIDINTSINTQNTDTVKDLHDTQVALARFADNQYQQISSYMKSPQFENLKECITYSYKGINKHSISEDKDIRNVMILNQRQNTNDVAELEHIQKEKDNYLILALKYYLIALQHSENYNLLIFRIIALWLDNIHQKEVNDLLQENLNRLPSFKFIPLVPQLAAHMNDEFNEFSEKIYNIMQRCALEHPHHTLPVLLALKNLYGDYDYNTARKSRTLEPRVLGTQKLLQEIKESDINLIIQEMEKLSHALVMLANLSTSSNK from the exons ATGTCAAGATATTTGGAAAGAGTACAAGAAATATTAAGAAATgcagatagtaaaaaagttgcAAGTAAAAag ATGTGTGTTCAGGAATTATTAGAATTATATGAAAATGAAGATGCAATActagaaatttgtaaaaatacaaaggaaagaaaagaaatgaaagaaaaaacacAAAGTATTGTAGATTGGTCATATATAACACATAGTGTCCATAGGATAgtattaaat gAAGCAGATAGACTTGCTAATAAAGATTCTTCTAATAAAGCAGCAATAActgaacgaaattatacatGTATACTTGTAAAAAGTACATTTCGACATGCAAATTGTTATAAAGTACCACTTTTAAAATGTGAAGATATAATGcctttaattttacaaattttaaggacacatatatatgaatattatcATGATACTTATATAAATGTGCTAAATTCTTATATACTACCATTTAGGATATATCAGGTGAACATGACTCATGAACAGTGGAAGGAATTgttaaaaatatgtttaaatttatataaatatatgtcttCTCCTACAAGTAAAAGAGTTGTTTTAGATACATTGCAAATGATCATTGAATATGGTTGTTTGcatacaaatttatttttaaatgtaaaagaaatactattatTTTTAG AAAGTATTTTCCTTGATGTAGAAAAAAATGGAGAAATTTTAGCTGAATCTATTTACAAAGTTACATATACAATATGTCAACAAATTGCAGTAGAATATAGAATTACACTGTGTCATTTTAGTGAAAATATTTTACCGAATATAATCAGATTGGACAGTTCTATCGAAAAATATaaacttttactattttttgtaaaaattcATCATCCCAAAGGAGTATGTAAAACTTGTGATGGTGCTTATGCTTATGATTGGGAAAAATGGTACAGTTCTCTTAAAAGTATGTATCTAATGattttgaaagattttaaaGCTGATATACTTTCAAAGAGCTTCCTTTGGTTTGCAATTGAAG TTTTTAAACAAGTAATGGAAAATCCAGATTTGATCACTGAGAAAACATCATTCAATAATTATGATTATATACCAGCAGCAAAACGCAGACGAATTGCTGTCAAAATAAATGGACCGGTTGATATGCTTATTGATAATAATCCAGAAGAAGCTTGGCCCATGATACAGATCTTAACAACATTGCTTAACCAATATCCTGAATGTTTAAAATCAGAagattttccaatatttttaaaagttttAGTGGATCTTTTCACATTATCTCTTAAGAAAGAAAAGatcataaataatttatttgaactAGCTGCTGTTTTGTTAATGAACGAAAAACTATGTTCTATAATGGATatagaaaaatcaaatatttattgGGACCAAATATGGGATATTTTATTAag ATCATTAAACATAAATCAGAATGAAATATCAACTCATAAACTCACACAGCtttttataatacataataaaataacaaatccaaATGCACTTTTAAAACTATATTTGACAAATGTTATTAAGTGGTCTATTATGAGTCTTCGTACATTAATAGTAATCTGTGAACATTTGCCTTTGCATACTAATATGAGAgtatttaatataaatgtaCTTTCACCAGCAATAGATATAAATTCTGTTAGGTCATGTCTTATAAAATGGATATTAAATATTCCTTGGCACGAAATGGCAACACAGATAAGAATTGATGAACTGTGCTTATTACTTATTGGCATAACATTAAAGTCAAAACATcagaaacaaataaaattcaatgaatATGATATTAATGACATATGTGATTGTTTAAAAATTGAACAAAATACTAAGTCATTTTATGAAGACATTGAacattattatttgttattaaggtataaaaaaaatgtattcaCTAAAGAGAAGGTGGAAAATGCAGAACAAAAGCCAGAAGTAAATAGATATGTACTGTTTATGGAAGATATTGTAACTTATTTAATAAACAGTTTACATGTTATGATTGAAGATGGAAATAATGCTCttcatataattataataaagatTGCAGTTGTAGCAAAAGTTTTATCAATGATGAAAGAATTGAATATGGTATCTAAAAATATTGAAGATTTATCTTTGATACAGGCATTGAAAAATTATATAGATATTGCTTATAGTTCATTGGAAAAAATAACTAATCCATCAAGAAGCAAATATAATTATCTATTTAACGTAACAAAAGCACTTAATATATTGTATGGAACATCATATGATACTGATATAGCAAAAATAATTGTTACATCTGCAACATTAAAAATGCTAGAAAACATATTTAGTTTAATGAATATTGAGGACAATGAAATTTCCGATTATAAAACTAATCGGGATTATTATGATGGCTATAAGTCTGGACTAAATGGTCATAAATATTTAGGTAGAGAAGTCATACAAACAAAGCCATGTAACTTTTGTGACAAAGGTACAATAAGAATACAAACAACAAAAGCTTTAGCATTATTCTGTTGTATGAACTTAAAACAAAGAAAATGTGAAATTCAAATAAAGCTTATGAATAACTTGCTTAAAATTGATATGTACGATCTTTCACATACAGTTGATTTTATGATGGCTATAACAGTTTTAAAATCTCTATCAAAATATGATAAAGAAGAGTTATGGAAAAATCACAATGAACTACCATTGAAAAATTTGTTGCAATTATATCACGAATGCTATAAAGATGAAACaattacacgttatatattaaatgttttaccatatttctttaattatgctTTAGTTTACAATTACAAATTAGATAATTTAATGAATATTATTGCTCGATTTAATAAGCTGCGATCTGAAAAAAGATATGGTGTCCTTGCTCATAAAGAATTTATTAAATGTCTCtcagaaattatttataatagtcCTTCCCATTTTTGTTATACTACATGTCATACTTTGAACCAAATGCCAATATTTGAAGGAATTTTATCATCTCTTATTAGTCATTCATTTCTTGCACAAGTGCAAATAATTGAGtgtatacaaaagatatattctTTAAAGGATATTAATTTCGAatggaaagaaatattatttacaaaaatagaaaaatcaataaataaattagCCATTAACAGTAAAACAGATGATAAAAtagatgataaaataaaaacagaCGAGAAGGAAATTACAACAGCAAATATTTCACTAATGCTTGCTGCTATAATATCTACCAATGGAACATTTCAGTGTCGTGCATTATTAACAATGTTACAGTTTAGCATTGACAAGAAGGTAGAGAgtcaaataatttcaaaatcaaTAAGTATTATGGCAAATCAAATCAATTATTCAAACATCATGGAAGAAAATTTAAGTTATTTAATGACATACTGGTTTAATTCAAAATATTCAACACAATTATTTCCTTGGAATTTAACACAATGTAAATCAGAagaacaattttataaaatatatagtaatacaatagcatttattaaatttcaaaatctaGAACTTTCTAGTGTCATTTCCTTttgcaattatattaatttatcatttaAACAActcattgaaaatatttttccacaAATTGTATCATGGctattatattgcattaatgaaaataatggaaatagaTCAAAAACATtagtaagaaaaatattttataaattaaaatcaaaTCAAGATGAATTTGCTGAAATGAGGAAGTTTTCTAACTtgtttaaagaaaaatttgaagaaatattaatatttcttatTGAAAGATTACACGATGAAGATTACCTTGAAGAAATATTGGGAGAAAGAATATCATTTGCAATATCAGATCCTCCTCATTTTAAAAACAAAACAATGCTTATTTGTTTAAAGTACatagaagaaaactttattataCCAAAAATGTCTATACAATACTTTTTAGTTTATAATTGCCCAAGAGtattacaaaaaatattatcacatttaattaataatgtctataaaaagaaatttgagGAGCATAAGATAAAAGCTTTTCATCAGTACATATTCTTTTGTTCATTTATTATTAAAGAATTgaaagaagaatatttcaatacaTTGTCTATGTATATCATAAAAGATATTGGTTACAGTTTACTTcacataattaaattatttgacGATACCCTTTGTAAACTAGgatgtaaatatttttacaaatttataaaacatgtTTTATGTGTAAGAGTTGAAGAAATCAAAGAAATTTTGAATTTCACTGTCATAACTTTAATTCCTATAGCACAAGCAGGGAAGATACCTATAGCTCTAGAAATACTTCAGTTCTTAATAATtgatcaaaaggaaatattatcTGATGCAATAGAGAAATTAAATTCATTTCCAAATGTTCCTATATTTTTAAAGATACGAAAGATACataatgatttgaaatataaagcaAAGGAAATTTATAGTTTGGAACAAGAAGTAAAACATTTTTTGTGTACAGTGACTGATAAAGATATACATTATAGCATAGAAGATATTATTCATTTACGAATACAATTATCTACAAGAAAAGAAGAATTACGAGAACTATATGATAAACTTGAAACATTTCATGGTTTTTTTGAAGATTGTACCTCAAGCATATTGCATCGATTGATATACAAACTCATAAAATTAACAGCATCGTCTGATATAAATGTTTCAATTGAAGCTGTAAAATGTTTAGGCGAATTAGGACCAACTGATTTGACATCAATGATATATTTTGAGAAAAGTCATGTTAAAGAATCTTCtgatttaatagaaatattatcatataaaataatgataacaatggtacaatttttatttcaaggTGATATTGAGTTTCGAAAAATTAGTGCTAATATACTGGATGTTGTACTTTCATCTTCTTGGGGGCAAAAGTTGTTAAATACTGAATACATGAACACTTTAAAAACTGTTTTGAATGAATCACAGGCAGTATTACCTTTAAATTATATTCAGCCATTTATAAAGGACAAAAACTCAAAAATGAGCAACATTGCTATAAACTACACAAAAATTGATGATATTATAAAGTCAGATAATATCTTTTGGACAACTCAGTCCGATGGTTCATACGCTAGTTGGATTACAGTATTAACATGTAATGTTTTAGAGTGTTTTACAGGATTTTATTCTGAAAATTTAATCCCCATTTGTGCGTTAAGTACTGATTTTTGTGAAATAATTTTACCAAGAATTATTTTTTTGATAATTCATATAGATAAACGGTTTATGAGTACCATATCTTTGTGTATTAATACATTTTTTGAATATCATTTTGATTTTAcaataaaaccaagcattccttcacataaatttacaaattgtgATCATTGTATTGTACGTTGTATGTTGAATATTGTGAACTATATTAGAATGCAAGTTCCAAACAATGATTtagaatttaattatatatgtattgcAAAAGCTGCCAAATACTGTTCAGCATTTTTTACTGCAATATTATATGCAGAAATGTCTTGTGAAACTATTTTAGATGATTATAATAACTTTACTAATATCTCAAAAATTGATTATGTCTATGAAAAATCAGCTGAACAAGGGAAAGTGATACAAAATATACTTAGAGATTCTTACGCTAAGATAGGTGATTTTGATGCAATTAATGGCACTGGTTCTTCACATTTGCATGATCATTCTACTCGTATTCAACATTATATACATACCAATAAATGGGATAAAGTAATGCCTGCACAAGATGTTGAACTTTCTTCTGGAAATATGTCAGTAATTAAAG AAATGGCAAATGGATTATATCAGTCTGGTCTTCATTATTTACTTACTAATTTTATATCTACTATGTCAAATAATGGTGTAAAAATAGATAAAGACATTCAGTATGAATGTGCTTGGCGACTTAGCAATTGGGATATTTGCGAGACAAATCAAGCTTTATATCCACAAAATAACTGTAatttaaaattagaaataacTGAACATAATTATCACTTTTATCATTATGAagcattaaaatattttcatgaagGTAATGAGACAGCTATACAGAATGCAATTCAAAATGCTCGCATAGATATTATCAAAGCACTTAAGAACATTAATCTAG AAAGTAGTAAAACTATATATGAAAAGTTAATGCAATtgcaattaattaatgaaattgaaGAGTTAAGCTTTGCTAAACAAGGCGAATATGAAAAAATCTTACATAAATGGCAACAGCAGGATATTGCAAACTTTAATGAATTTCAATATATTGAACCCATTTTAACTCAAAGAACTGTTATGTTTCAAATAAATGATACTTTAATTAATAacgcaaatattaaaaatgcgcTCTTTAATACATATTTGCAAATATCAAAAATAGCAGCAGATAAAGATAATTTGCATATTGCTACACGTTCATTAG ATATCTTAATAAAACAAAAGGATATACCATCAAAAATTCAAGATCAATTACTTTATCAAGAATCTTTATTAGCACTAGTTAGGAAAGATTTAGATGTTGGACGATATCTTTTACGTAACTTAATGCAAAAGGAAACTTTAGATGCAAAATTACGAGCACAAATATTAAGAGTTTATGGAGATTGGATGGCTGaaacaaaatcagaaaatccCCAG ACTGTGATAGAAAAATATTACTTAAAATCTATAGATATAAACACATCAATTAATACACAAAATACTGATACAGTTAAAGACTTGCATGATACACAAGTAGCTTTAGCTCGTTTTGCTGATAATCAATATCAGCAAATTAGTTCATATATGAAATCTCCTCAATTTGAAAATCTAAAAGAATGTATTACATATTCCTATAAAGGAATTAATAAACATTCAATTAGTGAAGATAAAGATATTAGAAATGTAATGATTTTAAACCAAAGACAAAATACGAATGATGTTGCAGAACTGgaacatatacaaaaagaaaaagataattatTTGATTTTAGCATTAAA GTATTACTTAATAGCACTACAGCACAGcgaaaattataatttgttaatatttagaataattGCGCTTTGGTTAGACAATATACATCAAAAGGAAGTTAATGATTTATTGCAAGAAAATCTTAACAGATTACCATCTTTCAAATTTATTCCACTTGTGCCACAATTAGCTGCGCATATGAATGATGAATTTAATGAGTTttctgaaaaaatatataacattatgcaacGTTGTGCTTTAGAACATCCACATCATACATTACCAGTTCTGTTagcattaaaaaatttatatggTGATTATGATTATAATACAGCTAGAAAAAGTAGAACACTAGAACCAAGAGTTCTTGGAACACAAAAATTGTTACAAGAAATAAAAGAATcagatataaatttaattatacaagAAATGGAAAAGTTATCACATGCTTTAGTTATGTTGGCTAATCTTTCAACTTCCTCAAATAAAT AA